The window CCGCCCGGACCCCGCGCCCTTCAGACCCGCACGCTCAACCCTCAACCCTCGGAAGGCGGACCTTCATGGCCGACCCCCTCCTCTTCAACCCCCGTACGTACGACCCGGCGCAGTTCGACGCCGAGACCCGCAGGTTGCTGCGTGCCACCGTCGACTGGTTCGAGGACCGCGGCAAGCGCCGGCTGATCGAGGACTACCGTTCCCGCGCCTGGCTGGCCGACTTCCTCGCGTTCGCCGCCAAGGAAGGGCTGTTCGCCACCTTCCTCATCCCGGCGTCCGCCGCCGGCGACAAGGACCAGCGCTGGGACACGGCCCGGATCGCCGCCCTCAACGAGATCTTCGGCTTCTACGGTCTCGACTACTGGTACGCGTGGCAGGTGACCATCCTCGGTCTCGGACCGGTCTGGCAGAGCGACAACGCGGCGGCTCGCACCCGCGCCGCGGAACTCCTCACCCAGGGCGAGGTGTTCGCCTTCGGTCTCTCCGAGAAGACCCATGGCGCCGACATCTACTCCACCGACATGCTGCTGACGCCGGACGGCAACGGCGGCTTCACGGCGACGGGCTCCAAGTACTACATCGGCAACGGCAACGCCGCCGGGCTCGTCTCGGTCTTCGGCCGTCGCACCGACATCGAGGGCCCCGACGGCTACGTCTTCTTCGCCGCCGACAGCCGCCACTCGGCGTACCACCTCGTGAAGAACGTCGTCGACTCCTCGAAGTACGTCAGCGAATTCCGCCTCGAGGACTACCCGGTGGGCCCGGACGACGTCCTGCACACGGGCCGCGCCGCCTTCGACGCCGCCCTCAACACCGTCAACGTCGGCAAGTTCAACCTCTGCACCGCCTCGATCGGCATCTGCGAGCACGCGATGTACGAGGCGGTCACCCACGCGCAGAACCGCATCCTGTACGGCCGCCCCGTCACCGCCTTCCCGCACGTGCGCCGCGAGTTGGCCGACGCGTACGTCCGCCTCGTCGGCATGAAGCTCTTCAGCGACCGCGCCGTCGACTACTTCCGCTCCGCCTCGCCGGACGACCGCCGCTACCTGCTCTTCAACCCGATGACGAAGATGAAGGTGACCACGGAGGGCGAGAAGGTCATCGACCTGATGTGGGACGTGATCGCCGCCAAGGGCTTCGAGAAGGACACCTACTTCGCCCAGGCCGCCGTCGAGATCCGGGGACTGCCCAAGCTCGAGGGCACGGTCCACGTCAACCTCGCGCTGATCCTCAAGTTCATGCGCAACCACCTCCTGAACCCCGCCGAGTTCGCGCCCGTACCGACCCGCCTCGACGCGGCCGACGACACCTTCCTCTTCGAACAGGGTCCCGCCCGCGGCCTCGGCTCCGTACGCTTCCACGACTGGCGCCCCGCCTACGACGCATACGCCGAGGTGCCGAACGTCGCCCGCTTCCGCGAGCAGGCCGACGCCCTGTGCGAGTTCGTCACCACCGCGGCCCCCGACGAGGAGCAGAGCCGCGACCTCGACCTTCTGCTCGCCGTCGGCCAACTGTTCGCCCTGGTGGTGCACGGCCAGCTCATCCTGGAGCAGGCCCGCCTGACGGACCTGGACGAGGATGTGCTCGACGAGCTGTTCTCCGTCCTCGTCCGCGACTTCTCCTCCTTCGCCGTCGAACTGCACGGCAAGGACTCCGCCACGGTGGATCAGCAGCGCTGGGCACTCGGTGCGGTCCGGCGTCCCGTCGTCGACGAAGCGCGTTCGGGGCGGGTCTGGGAGCGTGTGGAGGCACTGTCCGGGGCGTACGAGATGGCGCCGTGACAGCCCGCCCACAGGGCTCGCCGTCGACATGTGACGGCCAGGGGCCCCGCGAGCGGTAACGCTCGTACCGTGGCTGCGTCGGGTTGCCTGGGGCGCACATGCCTCAAGGCAACCCGACTTCAGGCCCTGGAAGACGCCCAGCTTCTTCGCCGAGTACGGGGCCATGGTGAAGCGTTCGGGAGCTGACAAGGGCATCGCCGGAGCACACGGAGCTGAGTCTTTCCCGGGAACTCCTGCCGATTGGCGATCCCGATCGACGTCAGATCACCTCGTCCAGCTCGTCCCGCATCTGCGCCGCTTCGGCGTCGCGCGCGACGGCCTGGGCGAGCAGCATCCGCAGCACGAGCACGATGAGCGCGACCCCGAGGATGGCCACGCCCACCCCGCCCATGATGACGGTGACGCCCGGGTCGTCACGCTGGCCCGGCGCATTGAGGATCGTGACCGCGAACCACACGAGGGCAGCCGTCACGATCGCGCCGATCACGAGGTCCACGTACCGGAAGGCGGCGTGGGAGAACACGGTTCGGCGCCGCACCATCGTCACCAGCCGCCATACGCAGACCAGGGCGACCTGGACCGACACCATGCCCAGGATGGTGATCACGCGCAGAGGGGTCAGGGGGAGCGACCCGTCCTCCGGGTCGTTCCCGCTGACCAATGCCCACACCATCAATGCCTGTACGAACACGGTACCGGCGAGCACCACCGCGAGCACGGCGCGCAGCGCACTCACTGTCAGCTTTCCCACGGCCGAACCTCCCATCGAGTCACGATGGGAATCTATCGAATTTCGATAGATGAAGCAAGGGCTGGGGCGGCGGGGGACCCGGGGAAGAAGACGGGCTGCTGCGTAGCTGAGGGCCCCTCGGCCTGGGGGGGGCTGGGCCCTCGCCGACGAGGAGCACTCGCACCAGATCCGAGCGATGTGGCGCGCCTGGTGTACCGGACACCGGCCCTGGTCCGATCAGATGATGATCTGGGGGTCCGCAGGGGGCTGCTCACTTGGTCGTGTACCTGGGCACGCCGATGCGCGCGCTGTAGTCAGGTCGCTTCACGTGTCATCGGGAGGATCTGTGCGTTCGACGCTCATATGGCTCGTACGGCTGTGCTCGCTCGCGGCGTGGGTCGCGGCCGCTGTCGCCTGCATGTGGCTGCTGGGCGCCACAGCCATGGCCCGGCCCTGGCGCGAAC of the Streptomyces koelreuteriae genome contains:
- a CDS encoding acyl-CoA dehydrogenase family protein, producing the protein MADPLLFNPRTYDPAQFDAETRRLLRATVDWFEDRGKRRLIEDYRSRAWLADFLAFAAKEGLFATFLIPASAAGDKDQRWDTARIAALNEIFGFYGLDYWYAWQVTILGLGPVWQSDNAAARTRAAELLTQGEVFAFGLSEKTHGADIYSTDMLLTPDGNGGFTATGSKYYIGNGNAAGLVSVFGRRTDIEGPDGYVFFAADSRHSAYHLVKNVVDSSKYVSEFRLEDYPVGPDDVLHTGRAAFDAALNTVNVGKFNLCTASIGICEHAMYEAVTHAQNRILYGRPVTAFPHVRRELADAYVRLVGMKLFSDRAVDYFRSASPDDRRYLLFNPMTKMKVTTEGEKVIDLMWDVIAAKGFEKDTYFAQAAVEIRGLPKLEGTVHVNLALILKFMRNHLLNPAEFAPVPTRLDAADDTFLFEQGPARGLGSVRFHDWRPAYDAYAEVPNVARFREQADALCEFVTTAAPDEEQSRDLDLLLAVGQLFALVVHGQLILEQARLTDLDEDVLDELFSVLVRDFSSFAVELHGKDSATVDQQRWALGAVRRPVVDEARSGRVWERVEALSGAYEMAP
- a CDS encoding DUF2975 domain-containing protein, giving the protein MGKLTVSALRAVLAVVLAGTVFVQALMVWALVSGNDPEDGSLPLTPLRVITILGMVSVQVALVCVWRLVTMVRRRTVFSHAAFRYVDLVIGAIVTAALVWFAVTILNAPGQRDDPGVTVIMGGVGVAILGVALIVLVLRMLLAQAVARDAEAAQMRDELDEVI